The following proteins are co-located in the Streptomyces sp. DT2A-34 genome:
- the yjfF gene encoding galactofuranose ABC transporter, permease protein YjfF — MSATTKTRTAAEGRTTSTPAQASTAARLLGDRRLPVLVTAGLFLAMYIGGLSRYQNYGFGEPQVFLNLFIDNGYLLVAAVGATFVIMSGGIDLSVGSLIGFTTMFTAWLVERQGLPLLLVIPLALGVGAFGGYLMGYVIHNFEIQPFIVTLAGLFLFRGLCLVISKESISISDSTVSSMAQTRVSLGLGELSIGAVVALVVLAAAFYILHYTRFGRRVYAIGGNEQSALLMGLPLGGTKIAVYTVSGFCSALAGLLFMLYIQSGDPLHAVGMELDAIAAVVIGGTLLTGGSGYVLGTLFGVLVLGLIKSIIQFEGTLSSWWTKIATGVLLCAFILIQRAMTARKQT; from the coding sequence ATGAGCGCGACCACCAAGACCCGTACGGCAGCGGAAGGCCGTACGACGTCCACGCCGGCCCAGGCGTCCACGGCCGCGCGTCTGCTCGGCGACCGGCGGCTGCCCGTCCTGGTCACGGCCGGCCTGTTCCTCGCCATGTACATCGGCGGTCTCAGCCGCTACCAGAACTACGGTTTCGGTGAACCGCAGGTCTTCCTCAACCTGTTCATCGACAACGGCTATCTGCTGGTCGCCGCCGTCGGCGCCACCTTCGTCATCATGTCCGGCGGCATCGACCTGTCCGTCGGTTCGCTGATCGGCTTCACCACCATGTTCACGGCGTGGCTGGTGGAGCGTCAGGGCCTGCCGCTGCTGCTGGTCATCCCGCTCGCCCTGGGGGTGGGCGCGTTCGGCGGCTACCTCATGGGCTATGTGATCCACAACTTCGAGATCCAGCCGTTCATCGTGACCCTCGCCGGACTCTTCCTCTTCCGGGGCCTCTGCCTGGTCATCAGCAAGGAGTCCATCTCCATCAGCGACTCCACGGTGAGCAGCATGGCCCAGACCCGGGTGTCGCTCGGACTGGGGGAGCTGTCGATCGGCGCCGTCGTCGCCCTGGTCGTCCTCGCCGCCGCCTTCTACATACTCCACTACACGCGCTTCGGCCGCCGGGTGTACGCCATCGGCGGCAACGAGCAGTCGGCGCTGCTGATGGGGCTTCCGCTGGGCGGCACGAAGATCGCCGTGTACACGGTGAGCGGCTTCTGCTCGGCGCTGGCCGGCCTGCTGTTCATGCTGTACATCCAGTCCGGTGACCCGCTGCACGCCGTCGGCATGGAACTCGACGCGATCGCCGCGGTCGTCATCGGCGGCACCCTGCTGACGGGCGGCTCCGGTTACGTCCTGGGCACCCTGTTCGGCGTCCTCGTGCTGGGCCTGATCAAGAGCATCATCCAGTTCGAGGGCACGCTCAGCTCCTGGTGGACGAAGATCGCCACGGGTGTGCTGCTGTGCGCGTTCATCCTGATCCAGCGGGCGATGACGGCGCGCAAGCAAACCTAG